A stretch of the Sebaldella sp. S0638 genome encodes the following:
- the tsaD gene encoding tRNA (adenosine(37)-N6)-threonylcarbamoyltransferase complex transferase subunit TsaD — protein sequence MKILAIETSCDETSVAIIEDGKKVLSNIISSQIEIHEKYGGVVPEIASRHHIENILPVFEQALDEAKLSINDIDYIGVTYTPGLIGALLVGVSFAKALSYSTGIPLIPVHHLKGHVYSSFIEYDIKLPAISLVVSGGHTLLLKINEDYEFTLMGETLDDAAGEVYDKVARLLGLGYPGGPKIEILSEKGTHDLKIKKPNVNENEFSFSGVKTFVTNYINNEKMKGNVINKENVARSFQDTVVDILSEKAVNLCKKEGIRTLTVVGGVSANKALRKKMTEMCKENNIDVFFPGLNYCTDNAAMIGVAAYYELKKKGRDYNYILLDAVASKDMFL from the coding sequence ATGAAAATACTGGCAATTGAGACATCATGTGATGAAACTTCGGTTGCAATAATAGAAGACGGGAAAAAGGTATTGAGCAATATAATTTCCAGCCAGATTGAAATACATGAAAAATATGGCGGAGTAGTACCTGAAATAGCGTCAAGACATCATATAGAAAACATTCTGCCTGTTTTTGAACAAGCACTGGATGAAGCAAAATTATCCATAAACGATATAGATTACATCGGGGTTACTTATACTCCGGGACTAATAGGAGCATTACTGGTGGGAGTTTCTTTTGCCAAGGCTCTTAGTTATTCCACAGGGATTCCGTTAATACCGGTACATCACCTTAAAGGTCATGTATATTCCAGCTTTATAGAATACGATATAAAGCTGCCGGCAATTTCACTGGTTGTTTCAGGTGGACATACTCTTCTTCTGAAAATTAATGAAGATTATGAATTTACACTTATGGGAGAAACACTGGATGATGCAGCCGGGGAAGTATACGACAAAGTAGCAAGACTTTTGGGGCTGGGTTATCCGGGAGGACCTAAGATTGAAATTTTATCGGAAAAAGGAACACATGATTTAAAGATAAAAAAGCCGAATGTAAATGAGAATGAGTTTAGTTTCAGCGGAGTAAAAACATTTGTAACCAATTACATTAACAATGAGAAAATGAAAGGCAATGTTATTAACAAAGAGAACGTAGCAAGATCTTTTCAGGATACAGTCGTTGATATTTTAAGCGAAAAAGCAGTAAATCTATGTAAAAAAGAGGGGATAAGAACATTGACAGTTGTCGGAGGTGTATCTGCAAATAAAGCTTTAAGAAAAAAAATGACAGAAATGTGTAAAGAAAACAACATAGATGTTTTTTTTCCAGGGCTGAATTATTGTACTGACAACGCTGCCATGATAGGAGTGGCTGCATATTATGAATTAAAGAAGAAAGGAAGAGATTATAATTATATTTTATTAGATGCTGTTGCTTCTAAAGATATGTTTTTATAA
- a CDS encoding glycosyltransferase family 9 protein has translation MESKKALIISFSGIGDAVLTEVLCENLKQMFPGIIVDMAVKSNSFPLFLNNPGIDNVIPYYNDERKNFWKYIKKTWDVMKKKYDIILDVESTPRSELFSLFGKKAAYRAGWYKVSKHKILWIKVKRGFFYNNKIVRDNAESVTKNLTKFLDPLIKSSSLENYEKTFDFKICITDEEKQEMRKNMENAGMDFSKPVVMCAVNAVSDGKRWRRDYMMEVLQYILDNYDYQLLLFYTPNEKEYTVNMAEELQNNRVFYSIETKDVRDLAKLMVNSDYYFGNEGGARHIAQAVELPGFAVFSPDASKKDWLVNNGNTDYDGIESSDILGDSVYSMAEKERYNVITPEEVIKRLEPKLLKLKKN, from the coding sequence ATGGAGTCAAAAAAAGCGTTGATTATAAGTTTTTCCGGAATTGGAGATGCAGTATTAACGGAGGTTTTGTGTGAAAATCTGAAACAGATGTTTCCGGGAATAATTGTTGATATGGCAGTAAAAAGTAATAGTTTCCCTCTGTTTTTAAATAATCCGGGTATAGACAATGTCATACCTTATTACAATGATGAGAGAAAAAACTTTTGGAAGTATATAAAAAAAACATGGGATGTAATGAAAAAAAAATATGATATTATACTAGATGTAGAATCTACACCAAGAAGCGAACTTTTTTCCTTATTCGGGAAAAAGGCGGCTTATCGTGCAGGATGGTATAAAGTATCCAAACATAAAATTTTATGGATAAAAGTGAAAAGAGGATTTTTCTATAATAATAAAATAGTAAGAGATAATGCTGAAAGTGTTACTAAAAATCTTACAAAATTCTTGGATCCTCTTATTAAGAGTTCATCTCTGGAAAATTACGAAAAGACTTTTGACTTTAAAATATGCATTACAGATGAAGAAAAGCAGGAAATGAGAAAAAACATGGAGAATGCAGGAATGGACTTTTCAAAACCTGTAGTCATGTGTGCGGTAAATGCTGTTAGTGATGGAAAAAGATGGCGCAGAGATTATATGATGGAAGTTCTGCAATATATTTTGGATAATTATGATTATCAGCTTCTGCTTTTTTACACACCAAATGAAAAAGAATATACTGTAAATATGGCAGAAGAATTACAGAATAACAGGGTATTTTACAGTATAGAAACTAAAGATGTAAGAGATCTTGCAAAGTTAATGGTTAATTCAGACTATTATTTCGGGAACGAAGGCGGGGCAAGGCACATAGCACAGGCAGTGGAGCTTCCGGGCTTTGCGGTATTTTCCCCTGATGCATCCAAGAAAGACTGGCTTGTAAATAATGGAAATACAGATTATGACGGTATAGAATCCAGCGATATTCTCGGAGACAGTGTTTACAGTATGGCTGAAAAAGAGAGATACAATGTGATTACACCGGAAGAAGTAATAAAACGGCTTGAACCAAAACTTTTAAAGCTAAAAAAGAATTAA
- a CDS encoding glycosyltransferase family 9 protein, with amino-acid sequence MKILVIRFSSFGDVLLTSPVLKKIKEVYPDSEIDFLVYDSFSEAVTDNPNLNNIHIFSKKKSKDFDYINKLISELKEKKYDYVIDLHSKLLSGYIGKKLKTNYIKYQKRKWWKTILVKLRLIRYKADLPIVKQYFRPLKKLNIIYENEKTEFFFNLSIEDNLNKKYNLNEEYLILAPGASKNTKKWVYFSELAALLEKKLNMKIYVIGGKEDFGVVKESENIIDLCGKLTFKESGVLLKHAVFSVTNDSGPFHISVGVDTKTFVIFGSTDSGMFIFGENEILLSSNQNCSPCSLHGDDECPKKHFNCMKLLLPEQVFEVIKEKINENTGN; translated from the coding sequence ATGAAAATTTTAGTAATTAGATTTAGCTCTTTTGGTGATGTTTTACTTACATCGCCGGTTTTAAAAAAAATAAAGGAAGTTTATCCGGATTCCGAGATAGACTTTTTGGTGTATGACAGTTTCTCAGAAGCTGTAACTGATAATCCAAATTTAAATAATATCCATATTTTTTCCAAAAAGAAAAGTAAAGATTTTGATTATATAAATAAATTAATATCAGAATTAAAAGAAAAAAAATATGATTATGTGATAGATTTACATTCAAAATTATTATCAGGGTATATTGGAAAAAAATTAAAGACAAATTACATTAAATATCAAAAAAGAAAATGGTGGAAGACTATATTGGTAAAGTTAAGATTAATACGTTACAAAGCAGATCTGCCAATAGTGAAACAGTATTTCAGACCATTAAAAAAATTAAATATCATTTATGAAAATGAAAAAACTGAATTTTTTTTCAATTTATCTATTGAAGATAATTTAAATAAGAAGTATAATCTAAATGAAGAATATCTGATTTTAGCTCCGGGAGCATCCAAAAATACCAAAAAATGGGTATATTTTAGTGAACTGGCCGCTCTTTTAGAGAAAAAACTGAATATGAAAATTTATGTCATAGGAGGAAAAGAAGATTTCGGAGTAGTAAAGGAAAGCGAGAACATCATTGATTTATGCGGAAAACTGACTTTTAAAGAGAGCGGTGTTTTATTAAAACATGCCGTATTTTCCGTAACAAATGATTCAGGACCTTTTCATATTTCTGTGGGTGTGGATACTAAGACTTTTGTTATTTTTGGTTCCACTGATTCAGGAATGTTTATATTCGGGGAGAATGAAATTCTGCTAAGTTCTAACCAGAATTGTTCACCGTGTTCTCTTCATGGAGATGACGAGTGCCCGAAAAAACATTTTAACTGCATGAAATTATTACTGCCTGAACAGGTATTTGAAGTGATTAAGGAGAAGATAAATGAAAATACTGGCAATTGA
- a CDS encoding glycosyltransferase family 9 protein produces the protein MNILVIHTAFIGDIALSTPFVRALSDTYPDANLYYLTTPAGAALLQNNPLIKEVVVFDKKGKDKGLKGFFKTVKLLRKYKLNKVFILHRYLRSSFLGYFSGAKERIGFDIASGSFLYTKKVKYRKDLHEIDRLLEFVDGEHGKYKVEIYPSDVNVGNIDKIWQKYGIKEQKIIAVAPGSKWYTKMWPREYFDDLLERLSRLDNVKTVLVGGKEDKEIELKNENMAVDLRGETSLLDLAEILKRTDVLVTNDSSPIHIGSAFEKPFIAAIFGPTVKEFGFTPSNKKNTVIEIEGLECRPCGMHGHDKCPLGHFKCMKEILPEKVFDIVVNNLKS, from the coding sequence ATGAATATATTAGTCATTCACACGGCATTTATCGGGGATATAGCATTATCAACCCCGTTTGTGAGAGCATTGAGCGATACATATCCAGATGCAAACCTGTATTATTTAACAACGCCTGCAGGAGCAGCACTTTTGCAGAATAACCCACTGATAAAGGAAGTCGTTGTTTTTGATAAAAAAGGTAAAGATAAAGGACTGAAAGGTTTTTTTAAAACTGTAAAGCTCCTTAGAAAATATAAACTTAATAAAGTATTTATACTGCACAGATATTTGAGAAGCAGCTTTTTGGGTTATTTTTCCGGCGCTAAGGAAAGAATCGGTTTTGATATAGCTTCAGGCAGTTTTTTATATACAAAAAAGGTGAAATACAGAAAAGACCTTCATGAAATAGACAGGTTGCTGGAATTTGTGGATGGTGAACACGGAAAATACAAAGTGGAGATATATCCTTCTGATGTTAATGTCGGTAATATAGATAAAATATGGCAAAAATACGGTATAAAAGAGCAAAAAATAATAGCTGTGGCTCCGGGAAGTAAATGGTATACTAAAATGTGGCCCAGAGAATATTTCGATGATCTTCTGGAGAGATTAAGCAGACTTGATAATGTTAAAACAGTCTTGGTCGGAGGAAAAGAAGATAAAGAAATAGAGCTGAAAAATGAAAATATGGCGGTAGATCTGAGAGGTGAGACATCACTTTTAGATCTCGCAGAAATTCTTAAAAGAACTGATGTTTTAGTGACTAATGACAGTTCACCTATACACATAGGGTCAGCTTTTGAAAAACCTTTTATAGCAGCGATTTTTGGACCTACAGTAAAAGAATTCGGCTTTACTCCTTCTAATAAAAAGAATACAGTAATTGAAATAGAAGGGCTGGAATGCCGTCCATGCGGGATGCACGGGCATGATAAGTGTCCTTTGGGGCATTTTAAGTGCATGAAAGAAATTCTGCCTGAAAAGGTTTTTGACATTGTAGTAAATAATCTGAAATCCTGA